The following are encoded together in the Citrus sinensis cultivar Valencia sweet orange chromosome 1, DVS_A1.0, whole genome shotgun sequence genome:
- the LOC102623688 gene encoding EPIDERMAL PATTERNING FACTOR-like protein 4: protein MWRHRRLLSSFTAFTFLFFVLTQLGTGGAQEKETRVLDQKRISGPGSSPPTCRSKCGRCSPCKPVHVPIQPGLSMPLEYYPEAWRCKCGNKLFMP from the exons ATGTGGCGTCACCGCCGGCTGCTCTCTTCCTTCACTGCCTTCACATTCCTCTTCTTCGTCCTAACCCAACTCG GAACCGGCGGGGCGCAAGAGAAAGAGACGAGGGTTCTGGATCAGAAGCGGATCAGCGGACCCGGTTCGTCGCCGCCCACGTGCAGGTCCAAGTGCGGGAGGTGCTCGCCTTGTAAGCCGGTACACGTCCCGATTCAGCCGGGTTTGAGCATGCCATTAGAGTACTATCCAGAAGCCTGGCGCTGCAAGTGTGGCAACAAGCTGTTCATGCCCTAg